One segment of Phosphitispora fastidiosa DNA contains the following:
- the gmk gene encoding guanylate kinase: MTVPGLLIVISGPSGTGKGTICKSLLKRRPDIFLSVSATTRLPRAGETDGKEYHFKDKTDFEAMLARDEFLEWAPVYDNYYGTPKTPVDEALAQGRDVLLEIDIKGALKVKQKAPDGIYIFVIPPSMEALRARITGRGTDSMEVITKRLGKSMEELSHLHEYNYVVVNDILEEAVDKVECIIVAESSRTNRYRIQRDAGPEAPLLADKLS, translated from the coding sequence ATGACAGTACCGGGTTTGCTTATTGTGATTTCAGGTCCGTCGGGTACAGGAAAAGGGACTATTTGCAAGTCCCTCTTAAAGCGGAGACCTGATATATTTCTTTCGGTTTCTGCCACTACCAGACTACCTAGAGCCGGAGAAACCGATGGAAAGGAATATCACTTTAAGGATAAAACAGATTTTGAAGCAATGCTGGCCCGGGATGAGTTCCTGGAATGGGCGCCGGTATATGATAACTATTACGGGACTCCCAAAACCCCGGTTGACGAAGCTTTAGCTCAGGGCCGTGATGTATTGCTGGAAATAGATATTAAGGGCGCTCTTAAAGTAAAGCAAAAAGCTCCGGATGGTATATATATTTTTGTGATTCCACCGTCCATGGAAGCGCTCAGAGCGCGGATAACAGGCAGAGGTACCGACTCGATGGAAGTTATTACCAAAAGATTGGGCAAGTCCATGGAGGAATTATCTCACCTGCATGAATATAATTATGTAGTGGTAAATGATATTTTAGAAGAGGCAGTGGATAAGGTGGAGTGTATAATTGTCGCTGAAAGCAGCCGTACCAACAGGTACCGGATTCAGCGTGATGCTGGTCCGGAGGCGCCGCTCCTGGCAGATAAGCTTTCTTAA
- the metK gene encoding methionine adenosyltransferase — MAKRLFTSESVTEGHPDKIADQISDAVLDAIIEQDPMARVACETAVTTGLVLVMGEITTKCYVDITKVVRETIREIGYTRAKYGFDCDTCAVITSIDEQSPDIAMGVDKALEAKSGEMSDTEIEAIGAGDQGMMFGYASNETPELMPLPISLAQKLTRRLSDVRKKRELTFLRPDGKSQVTIEYEGDTPKRVDTVIISTQHKPDVSMDTIREGIIEKVIKPVIPVELMDEKTRILVNPTGRFVVGGPQGDAGVTGRKIIVDTYGGMARHGGGAFSGKDPTKVDRSAAYAARYVAKNIVAAGLAGRCEVQLAYAIGVAQPVSIMVETFGTGKLEEEKMVELVRKHFDLRPAGIIRDLDLRRPIYRQIAAFGHFGRTDVDLKWEKTDKAEALRKDAGI; from the coding sequence TTGGCAAAAAGACTTTTTACATCTGAATCTGTAACTGAAGGCCATCCTGATAAGATAGCCGACCAGATTTCTGATGCAGTACTTGATGCAATCATTGAGCAGGATCCTATGGCCAGAGTTGCCTGTGAAACCGCAGTAACCACCGGTCTGGTCCTGGTAATGGGGGAAATTACTACTAAATGTTACGTGGATATCACCAAAGTTGTCAGGGAAACTATCAGGGAGATTGGATATACCAGAGCCAAATACGGTTTTGATTGTGATACCTGTGCGGTGATTACTTCTATTGATGAACAGTCACCTGATATAGCAATGGGAGTGGACAAGGCTCTGGAGGCAAAATCCGGTGAAATGTCAGACACTGAGATTGAAGCAATCGGCGCCGGCGACCAGGGGATGATGTTTGGCTATGCTTCCAACGAAACCCCGGAATTGATGCCCTTACCCATCTCGCTGGCTCAAAAACTCACCAGAAGACTGTCAGATGTCAGGAAAAAGAGAGAACTCACTTTTCTCAGGCCTGACGGCAAGAGCCAGGTGACTATCGAGTATGAGGGCGATACCCCCAAAAGAGTCGATACTGTAATTATCTCTACCCAGCATAAACCTGATGTTTCCATGGATACAATCAGGGAAGGCATCATCGAAAAAGTAATCAAACCAGTGATTCCGGTCGAATTAATGGATGAGAAAACAAGGATTCTGGTCAATCCCACCGGGAGGTTCGTAGTTGGCGGGCCACAGGGGGATGCCGGGGTTACCGGCAGGAAAATAATTGTCGATACATATGGCGGGATGGCGCGTCACGGCGGCGGAGCCTTTTCCGGCAAAGACCCCACAAAGGTTGACCGGTCGGCAGCATATGCCGCCCGTTATGTGGCCAAGAATATCGTTGCCGCTGGCCTGGCCGGGCGCTGTGAGGTCCAATTGGCTTACGCCATTGGGGTAGCCCAGCCGGTATCCATAATGGTGGAAACCTTCGGAACCGGCAAACTGGAAGAGGAAAAAATGGTTGAATTGGTCAGAAAACACTTTGACCTGAGACCGGCAGGCATTATCAGGGATCTTGACCTGAGAAGACCTATTTACAGGCAGATTGCTGCATTTGGACATTTTGGCAGGACTGATGTAGACCTGAAATGGGAGAAAACCGACAAGGCAGAAGCTCTCCGGAAAGATGCCGGAATTTAA
- a CDS encoding dihydroorotate dehydrogenase, with amino-acid sequence MKNPVTTASGTFGFGPEYAPYVDLNRLGAITVKGTTLEPRKGNPTPRIAETPAGILNCIGLQNPGVDHFIEEDLPYLRNYDTPVIVNIAGNSLDDYAEVTRRLSGAQGVSALEVNISCPNVKQGGMVFGTDCLMAAEVIRVVRENTTLPLIAKLSPNVTDIVEIAGRVAEAGADALALINTLLGMKIDIRSRKPFLGNVMGGLSGPAIRPVAVRMVWQVAQAVRMPILGMGGIMNAEDAIEFILAGAAAVAVGTANFVKPGATMEIIAGIEQYLKDNGITDVNDLVGAAWK; translated from the coding sequence ATGAAAAACCCGGTAACAACAGCTTCCGGTACCTTTGGATTTGGTCCGGAATATGCGCCATATGTTGACCTTAACAGGCTTGGTGCTATTACTGTAAAAGGCACTACCCTGGAACCCCGGAAGGGCAACCCGACCCCCAGGATTGCCGAGACCCCTGCCGGCATCCTTAACTGTATAGGCCTGCAGAACCCCGGGGTGGATCACTTTATCGAGGAAGACCTGCCATATCTCAGGAATTACGATACACCGGTCATTGTTAATATTGCCGGCAATTCACTGGATGATTATGCAGAGGTTACCCGGCGGCTGTCCGGGGCCCAGGGCGTATCTGCCCTGGAGGTCAATATTTCCTGCCCCAATGTGAAGCAGGGCGGGATGGTTTTTGGTACTGACTGTCTTATGGCTGCAGAGGTAATCCGGGTGGTCAGGGAAAACACCACACTTCCCCTGATTGCCAAGCTGTCACCCAATGTGACAGACATAGTCGAAATAGCCGGGAGAGTTGCCGAAGCGGGGGCAGATGCCCTGGCTTTGATCAACACCCTGCTGGGCATGAAAATAGATATCAGGTCCAGGAAACCGTTTCTGGGCAATGTTATGGGCGGACTGTCAGGTCCGGCTATCAGGCCGGTGGCTGTCCGGATGGTGTGGCAGGTTGCTCAGGCTGTCAGGATGCCCATCCTGGGAATGGGCGGCATTATGAATGCAGAGGATGCCATTGAATTCATCCTGGCCGGGGCCGCTGCGGTTGCTGTGGGGACGGCCAACTTTGTTAAACCCGGGGCAACTATGGAGATCATTGCCGGGATTGAACAATATCTGAAAGACAATGGCATTACAGATGTAAATGACCTGGTGGGGGCCGCCTGGAAATAA
- the dapF gene encoding diaminopimelate epimerase has translation MKFTKMQGLGNDFVLVNSLEYDLTGDLGELSRKVCDRHFGVGADGLVLILPSREADIRMRIFNPDGSEPEMCGNAIRCFARYVYEQNIVRKRALTVETLAGIIIPELVLDGETVTSVKVDMGEPRLERGLIPMEGAAGRVVDEPVAVDEEKYRVTCVSMGNPHCITFVSDVNNVPLSQVGPALESHPVFPRKTNVEFVHVLNRQEVNMRVWERGAGETLACGTGACATGVACVLNSLTDRKVTVHLAGGDLVIEWAENNHVYMTGPGEYVFTGEY, from the coding sequence ATGAAGTTTACTAAGATGCAGGGACTGGGTAATGACTTTGTCCTGGTTAATTCTTTAGAATATGACCTAACAGGAGATTTGGGTGAATTATCGCGGAAAGTTTGTGACAGGCATTTCGGTGTCGGAGCTGACGGTCTGGTATTAATTCTTCCCTCCCGGGAAGCCGACATCCGGATGCGGATATTTAATCCTGATGGCAGTGAGCCTGAAATGTGTGGGAATGCGATAAGGTGTTTTGCCAGGTATGTTTATGAACAGAATATTGTCAGGAAAAGGGCGCTTACGGTGGAAACCCTTGCCGGCATAATTATTCCTGAATTAGTCCTGGATGGCGAAACTGTGACTTCAGTTAAGGTGGACATGGGTGAACCGCGTTTGGAGCGAGGATTAATCCCCATGGAGGGCGCTGCCGGCAGGGTAGTTGATGAACCTGTAGCGGTAGATGAAGAGAAATACAGGGTAACGTGTGTATCAATGGGAAATCCCCATTGTATTACTTTTGTCAGTGATGTAAATAATGTGCCCCTGTCACAGGTTGGTCCGGCACTGGAAAGTCACCCGGTTTTTCCCAGGAAGACAAATGTTGAATTTGTACACGTGCTTAACAGGCAGGAGGTTAATATGAGGGTCTGGGAGCGGGGAGCCGGGGAGACCCTGGCTTGCGGCACAGGTGCCTGTGCTACCGGGGTAGCGTGTGTTTTGAACAGTCTCACCGACAGGAAGGTAACGGTTCACCTGGCAGGTGGTGACCTCGTTATTGAGTGGGCGGAGAATAACCATGTTTATATGACCGGCCCGGGTGAATACGTATTTACCGGAGAATATTAA
- the pyrF gene encoding orotidine-5'-phosphate decarboxylase, protein MSVKDRLIIALDVDTVTEAEKLVAMLQDHVGVFKIGMQLFNSEGPDVVKRIHSLGGRVFLDLKLHDIPNTVGKAGAVLTRMKVFMYNVHTAGGSEMMQKAVEFTAAESAKSGEPKPLVIGVTVLTSINQKILNDEMGVSGTVADQVVRWARLAQSSGLNGVVASPKEISAIRAACGPDFVIITPGVRPAWAAVNDQKRVMTPAEAVKAGASYLVVGRPITGAADPVEAAKRIVDEMEEGLNC, encoded by the coding sequence ATGTCTGTAAAAGACAGGCTGATTATAGCTCTTGATGTGGATACTGTAACAGAGGCGGAAAAACTTGTCGCAATGCTGCAGGACCATGTAGGGGTATTTAAGATCGGGATGCAGCTGTTTAACAGTGAAGGGCCTGATGTTGTGAAGCGGATTCACAGCCTTGGCGGCCGGGTTTTTCTTGACCTGAAGCTGCATGATATTCCCAATACGGTGGGTAAGGCAGGAGCTGTGCTGACCCGGATGAAGGTATTTATGTATAATGTACATACAGCCGGTGGGTCAGAAATGATGCAAAAGGCTGTGGAGTTTACCGCAGCGGAGAGCGCCAAATCCGGTGAGCCAAAGCCGCTGGTAATCGGTGTCACTGTTCTGACCAGTATTAATCAGAAGATCCTGAATGATGAAATGGGCGTTTCCGGAACTGTGGCTGACCAGGTTGTCCGCTGGGCCAGGCTGGCACAAAGTTCAGGATTGAACGGCGTGGTGGCTTCCCCCAAAGAGATTTCCGCTATCAGGGCAGCCTGCGGGCCGGATTTCGTGATTATTACTCCCGGGGTGCGTCCGGCGTGGGCGGCGGTAAATGACCAGAAACGGGTGATGACACCGGCAGAGGCAGTTAAGGCAGGCGCCAGTTACCTGGTGGTTGGCAGGCCGATAACAGGGGCTGCTGACCCAGTTGAGGCAGCTAAAAGAATAGTTGATGAAATGGAGGAGGGGTTAAATTGTTAA
- the remA gene encoding extracellular matrix/biofilm regulator RemA — translation MDIKLINIGFGNIVSANRIIAIVSPESAPIKRIITEARDRGMLIDATYGRRTRAVIITDSDHVILSAVQPETVAHRLSNKDNSHQEDPAD, via the coding sequence ATGGATATCAAATTAATCAATATCGGTTTTGGCAATATCGTTTCTGCCAACAGGATTATTGCAATCGTCAGCCCGGAATCGGCGCCAATAAAAAGGATCATTACCGAAGCCCGTGATCGCGGTATGCTGATTGATGCGACATATGGACGGAGGACCAGGGCTGTTATCATTACTGACAGTGACCACGTCATTCTATCGGCTGTTCAGCCCGAAACAGTTGCTCACCGGCTGTCAAACAAGGATAATTCGCACCAGGAAGACCCGGCAGACTAA
- the rpoZ gene encoding DNA-directed RNA polymerase subunit omega encodes MKQPSLDDLMKHVDSKYTLVVAAAKRAREITEGMPKLVESDSYKPVSVALEEISENLIQYERTKAGIK; translated from the coding sequence ATGAAGCAGCCTTCTTTGGATGATTTGATGAAACACGTAGACAGTAAGTATACTTTGGTTGTAGCTGCAGCGAAAAGGGCCAGAGAAATTACCGAAGGGATGCCCAAGCTTGTTGAATCCGATTCTTATAAACCTGTTTCTGTAGCTCTTGAGGAAATTTCTGAAAATCTGATTCAGTATGAGAGAACCAAAGCAGGGATTAAGTAA
- a CDS encoding Rqc2 family fibronectin-binding protein, producing the protein MAFDGLVMAAVREELNRIVIGGRIEKIYQPLAREILLVIHKDRTKYRLLISADAGKARIHVTKTVRENPLTPPLFCMVLRKHLEGGKIFGVEQPGLERILKIRVEAADELGILAEKTLICEVMGKHSNIILVNPSSNTILDGINRYSYATSRHREILPGRQYVSPPESEKQDPSIVTEDLFRSKLWNPSQDLSVEKILLNSFDGLSPQTCREIAARAGLEPDTGCQFLGELELNRLWSSFETIREQLRSGVFQPVVCYSDGAPAAFSAISLTHIPEACCKQGGISEVIDEFYSVKERREQFRQEAANLLKTLKNEIKKTGKKHSIHTLNLKKAADAEQLKIFGELITANLFQIPERTDTVELENYYDPEGKTVLIPLNPRFSTAENAQLYFKKYTKARQAGVIARNYLQETEAELDYLESVVTAAEQAENMTELKEIRAELIKEGYIKPEKPGPRGPKKQEAQASKPEPMKIKTEEGFEILVGRNNRQNDYLTMKLAQPDDLWLHVKDIPGSHIVVRSPQTAGVPDNVIERAAEVAAYYSRGRESSKVPVDYTLRKNVRKPKGAKPGMVIYDSQKTVFVEPKP; encoded by the coding sequence ATGGCTTTTGACGGACTGGTAATGGCCGCTGTCCGCGAAGAACTCAATAGAATCGTCATTGGCGGCCGGATTGAGAAAATTTATCAGCCCCTAGCTAGGGAAATACTCCTGGTAATTCACAAGGACCGCACCAAATACCGGCTCCTGATATCGGCAGATGCCGGCAAGGCCCGGATCCATGTTACCAAAACCGTGAGGGAGAATCCCCTGACCCCTCCCCTGTTTTGCATGGTCCTGAGAAAGCACCTTGAAGGAGGAAAAATCTTTGGTGTGGAACAGCCGGGTCTGGAAAGAATTCTTAAAATACGGGTAGAGGCGGCAGACGAACTGGGCATCCTGGCGGAAAAAACACTGATCTGCGAGGTAATGGGAAAACACAGTAATATTATCCTGGTTAATCCCAGTTCCAACACTATCCTTGACGGGATCAACCGTTATTCATATGCCACCAGCAGACACCGCGAAATACTGCCCGGCAGGCAGTATGTTTCCCCGCCGGAATCAGAAAAGCAGGACCCGTCTATTGTAACCGAAGACCTTTTCCGCTCAAAGCTGTGGAATCCCTCCCAGGACCTGTCTGTTGAGAAAATACTGCTTAACAGCTTTGACGGGCTCAGCCCGCAAACCTGCAGAGAGATAGCTGCCCGGGCGGGTCTTGAGCCCGATACCGGGTGTCAGTTTCTTGGTGAACTGGAGCTGAACCGGCTCTGGAGCTCCTTTGAAACAATTCGGGAACAACTCCGGTCAGGAGTTTTTCAACCGGTGGTCTGCTATTCCGACGGCGCTCCGGCTGCCTTCTCAGCCATAAGCTTGACCCATATTCCTGAAGCCTGCTGCAAACAGGGGGGCATCAGTGAGGTCATTGACGAATTCTATTCGGTAAAGGAACGCCGGGAACAATTCCGGCAGGAAGCAGCCAACCTGCTGAAAACCTTGAAAAATGAAATTAAGAAAACCGGAAAAAAGCATTCCATACACACCCTGAATTTGAAGAAGGCCGCTGATGCCGAACAGCTAAAGATTTTTGGTGAATTAATTACCGCAAATCTGTTCCAGATACCGGAACGTACCGATACTGTTGAACTGGAGAATTATTATGACCCTGAGGGAAAAACAGTGCTGATCCCTCTGAACCCCAGGTTTTCCACAGCAGAAAATGCCCAACTATATTTCAAGAAATACACTAAGGCCCGCCAGGCAGGCGTAATTGCCCGGAACTATCTTCAGGAGACCGAAGCTGAACTGGATTATCTGGAATCTGTTGTTACTGCCGCTGAGCAGGCCGAAAACATGACTGAGCTTAAGGAAATAAGAGCAGAGCTTATCAAGGAAGGGTACATTAAACCGGAAAAACCCGGCCCCAGAGGGCCCAAAAAACAGGAAGCGCAGGCTTCCAAACCGGAACCTATGAAAATAAAAACAGAGGAAGGCTTCGAAATCCTGGTGGGCCGTAACAACCGACAAAACGACTACCTGACCATGAAGCTGGCCCAGCCGGACGACCTCTGGCTGCACGTCAAGGATATCCCGGGTTCCCATATTGTTGTCAGGAGCCCCCAAACTGCCGGCGTTCCCGACAATGTCATCGAAAGGGCTGCAGAGGTGGCCGCATACTATTCCCGGGGTCGGGAATCGTCAAAAGTACCTGTGGATTATACGCTGCGGAAGAATGTCCGCAAACCAAAAGGCGCCAAACCCGGGATGGTTATTTATGACAGTCAGAAGACTGTCTTTGTGGAACCGAAACCGTAA
- the coaBC gene encoding bifunctional phosphopantothenoylcysteine decarboxylase/phosphopantothenate--cysteine ligase CoaBC: MLTGKCIVIGITGGIAAYKTPDLVSRLVKTGADVHVVMTEAATRFITPLTLQTISRNPVTTGMFETPEKWEVKHISLADRADLLAVVPATANIIGKVSAGIADDILSTVIMATKAPVLFVPAMNVHMYENPVFQSNLKKLASYGCRFLEPDVGGLACGYEGKGRLPGLDIIFEEIAGLVSKSGDFSGKTFLITAGPTREYLDPVRFLSNGSTGKMGYAIAGAARSRGARVILVSGPVNIPAPQGVEHIPVLSARDMFAAVKEHYQEADIIVKAAAVADYSPKESFANKMKKGPGDLEVIFERTPDILHYLGENKGKQVLVGFAAETDNVVENAIKKITAKNLDLIVANDITQRGAGFGTDTNIVKLIYKDGHMEQIDKMAKEEVAHRILDRLIAVF, encoded by the coding sequence ATGTTGACAGGAAAGTGCATAGTTATTGGGATAACCGGGGGTATAGCTGCCTATAAGACTCCCGACCTGGTCAGCAGGCTTGTTAAGACAGGTGCAGATGTCCATGTGGTCATGACTGAAGCTGCCACACGGTTTATCACGCCGCTGACCCTGCAGACGATATCCCGGAACCCGGTGACAACAGGTATGTTTGAAACACCCGAAAAGTGGGAAGTAAAGCATATCTCCCTTGCTGACAGGGCCGATCTGCTGGCAGTTGTGCCGGCTACAGCAAACATTATCGGCAAGGTCAGCGCCGGTATAGCTGACGACATCCTGTCTACAGTAATCATGGCAACAAAGGCTCCGGTTCTTTTTGTACCGGCCATGAATGTACATATGTATGAAAATCCCGTTTTTCAGAGTAATCTCAAAAAGCTGGCATCTTATGGATGCCGTTTTCTCGAACCGGACGTAGGAGGGCTTGCCTGTGGCTATGAGGGCAAAGGACGGCTGCCCGGTTTGGATATTATTTTTGAGGAAATTGCCGGTCTGGTTAGTAAATCCGGCGATTTCTCAGGGAAGACATTTTTGATAACAGCCGGGCCTACCAGGGAATACCTGGACCCGGTTAGGTTTCTGTCCAACGGCAGCACCGGAAAAATGGGATATGCCATTGCCGGGGCGGCACGCAGCAGAGGAGCCAGGGTAATACTTGTGTCAGGACCGGTGAACATCCCGGCGCCGCAGGGTGTGGAGCACATTCCTGTATTAAGCGCCAGGGACATGTTTGCGGCGGTGAAGGAGCATTATCAGGAGGCTGACATAATCGTCAAGGCTGCCGCGGTAGCTGATTACAGCCCTAAAGAAAGCTTTGCCAACAAAATGAAGAAGGGTCCGGGCGACCTGGAGGTAATTTTTGAAAGGACGCCTGATATCCTGCACTATCTCGGAGAAAACAAGGGTAAACAGGTCTTGGTGGGGTTTGCTGCAGAAACTGATAATGTAGTGGAAAATGCCATCAAAAAGATTACAGCAAAAAATCTTGATTTAATAGTTGCCAATGACATTACTCAGCGTGGGGCCGGTTTTGGTACAGATACTAATATTGTAAAGTTAATCTACAAAGACGGGCATATGGAGCAAATTGATAAAATGGCAAAAGAGGAAGTTGCCCACCGAATTTTGGACAGGCTCATAGCTGTGTTTTAA
- a CDS encoding YicC/YloC family endoribonuclease codes for MVKSMTGYGRGENETQEKAFTVEIRSVNHRFCEVVVRMPKYYIALEDRIRKLIQEYVSRGRLDVFINVSDLGRGNKSIQVDKDLAMAYYNALEDLGETLGISDKPGIIDIARLPDVIVTEDVPDDLDIIWPVLQKAVEEAVEKIVEMRTTEGSRLREDLLMRAGRLEQYTETITGRAPAVVSEYREKLKLRLKELDAEVDIDEARLASEIAVFADRSNISEELVRLRSHFEELRTTLSQDEPAGRKLDFLVQELNREFNTIGSKANDVNITSMVIKAKSEVEKIREQVQNIE; via the coding sequence ATGGTGAAAAGTATGACCGGCTACGGCAGGGGCGAAAACGAAACTCAGGAAAAGGCCTTTACGGTGGAAATAAGGTCCGTAAACCACAGGTTCTGTGAAGTTGTAGTAAGAATGCCCAAGTATTACATAGCCCTGGAGGATCGTATCAGAAAATTGATTCAGGAATATGTCTCCAGGGGCAGGCTGGATGTTTTTATAAATGTCAGCGATTTGGGCAGGGGAAATAAGTCAATTCAAGTTGACAAAGACCTTGCAATGGCTTATTATAATGCATTGGAGGATTTAGGAGAAACACTGGGAATTTCGGATAAACCCGGAATAATAGATATAGCAAGACTTCCGGATGTGATTGTAACCGAAGATGTCCCGGATGATCTCGACATTATCTGGCCAGTCCTGCAAAAAGCGGTTGAGGAAGCCGTGGAGAAGATTGTGGAAATGCGTACAACTGAAGGCAGCAGGCTGAGAGAAGATTTGCTCATGCGCGCCGGCAGACTGGAGCAGTACACTGAAACAATAACCGGGAGAGCTCCGGCAGTTGTCTCCGAATACCGCGAAAAACTGAAATTGAGGCTGAAGGAATTGGATGCGGAGGTTGATATTGATGAAGCCAGGCTAGCCTCTGAGATTGCTGTTTTTGCTGATCGCAGCAACATATCTGAGGAACTGGTCAGGCTCAGAAGCCATTTTGAGGAACTTCGGACAACACTTTCACAGGACGAACCTGCCGGCAGAAAACTTGATTTTCTGGTCCAGGAGCTTAACCGGGAGTTCAATACAATTGGCTCCAAGGCCAATGATGTTAACATAACCTCCATGGTAATAAAAGCAAAGAGTGAAGTGGAGAAAATAAGAGAACAGGTGCAGAATATAGAATAA
- the pyrE gene encoding orotate phosphoribosyltransferase, giving the protein MLTEEQAIEIFTKSKALLTGHFRLTSGRHSSQYMQCAQVLQYPEYASRLCRDLAERFAGVKVDTVIGPALGGIIVAYEVGRAMGVRTIFTEREQGVMSLRRGFVIEPGEKVLVVEDVVTTGGSVKEVIEVVRQKGGEVVGVGVLVNRSNGKVDFGVKAEAVLSMEIQSYDPEDCPLCREGLPVIKPGSRQV; this is encoded by the coding sequence TTGTTAACCGAGGAACAGGCTATCGAAATTTTCACTAAATCAAAAGCTCTTCTTACAGGGCATTTCAGGTTGACTTCAGGGAGGCACAGCAGCCAGTATATGCAGTGTGCCCAGGTCCTGCAGTACCCTGAATATGCTTCCCGATTGTGCCGTGACCTTGCAGAGAGGTTTGCGGGCGTCAAAGTGGATACAGTTATCGGCCCCGCCCTTGGCGGAATCATCGTAGCCTACGAGGTCGGCAGGGCAATGGGGGTCAGGACAATATTTACCGAACGGGAACAGGGGGTAATGTCACTAAGACGGGGATTTGTCATTGAACCGGGTGAAAAGGTTCTGGTTGTGGAGGATGTGGTCACCACAGGGGGCTCTGTCAAAGAGGTAATTGAAGTAGTGCGCCAAAAAGGCGGCGAGGTTGTCGGAGTTGGCGTTCTGGTTAACCGCAGCAATGGTAAGGTGGACTTTGGCGTCAAAGCTGAAGCCGTGCTCTCGATGGAAATTCAGTCTTATGACCCTGAGGACTGCCCTTTGTGCAGAGAAGGCCTTCCTGTGATAAAACCGGGCAGCAGACAGGTATAA
- a CDS encoding LL-diaminopimelate aminotransferase yields the protein MEEAKRIKQLPPYLFARIEKTIEKAKAEGVDVISLGIGDPDRPTPGHIIDKLCEQAHNPENHRYPSSVGMLKYRDSVAQYYKERFGVDLDPKSEVVTLIGSKEGIAHISLCYLDPGDVALIPDPGYPVYGIGALLAGAESYAMPLKAENGFLPDLDAIPEEIAQKAKLMFINYPNNPTGAIANDDFYRKVIEFARKYDVIVCHDAAYQEIAFDGYRPPSFLEYPGAKDVGIEFGSLSKSFNMTGWRIAWAVGNSRVVEALGRIKSNIDSGAFQAVQYAGIAALSGPQDCPAEMSEVYKERAKIVIDGLNSMGWNLDMPKATIYLWVPVPKGYTSISFAEMVFAKSGVVITPGNGYGEYGEGFFRIALTVEKERIEEAIGRFKKSIGPLEF from the coding sequence GTGGAAGAGGCAAAGAGAATTAAACAGTTACCACCATACTTGTTTGCCCGCATTGAAAAGACTATTGAAAAGGCAAAAGCCGAAGGGGTTGACGTTATCAGCCTGGGGATCGGTGATCCTGACCGGCCGACTCCCGGACATATTATTGATAAGCTTTGTGAGCAGGCACATAACCCGGAGAATCACCGCTACCCGTCTTCAGTGGGAATGCTCAAGTACCGTGATTCAGTAGCACAATATTATAAGGAAAGGTTTGGGGTTGACCTTGATCCTAAAAGCGAAGTGGTCACCCTGATAGGTTCGAAAGAAGGCATTGCCCATATTTCACTATGCTACCTGGACCCCGGTGATGTTGCCTTGATTCCTGACCCTGGTTATCCCGTATATGGAATTGGCGCCCTGCTGGCAGGGGCAGAGTCGTATGCAATGCCTTTAAAGGCAGAAAACGGTTTCCTGCCTGACTTGGATGCAATACCGGAGGAAATTGCTCAAAAGGCAAAACTAATGTTTATTAATTACCCCAATAATCCTACCGGGGCAATTGCCAACGATGATTTTTACAGGAAAGTAATCGAATTTGCCCGGAAGTATGATGTGATTGTATGTCATGATGCGGCTTATCAGGAAATCGCCTTTGACGGATACAGGCCACCCAGCTTTTTAGAGTATCCCGGAGCCAAGGATGTTGGTATTGAGTTTGGCTCACTTTCAAAATCCTTTAACATGACCGGATGGCGGATTGCCTGGGCTGTTGGTAATTCCCGCGTGGTTGAGGCCCTTGGCAGGATTAAGTCAAACATAGATTCCGGGGCCTTCCAGGCAGTACAGTATGCTGGGATAGCTGCCCTGTCAGGCCCGCAGGATTGTCCGGCTGAAATGAGCGAAGTATATAAGGAAAGGGCTAAAATTGTTATTGACGGATTGAACAGCATGGGTTGGAACCTGGATATGCCAAAAGCGACTATTTATCTATGGGTGCCCGTGCCCAAGGGATATACCTCAATATCCTTTGCTGAGATGGTGTTTGCAAAGTCCGGGGTGGTTATTACTCCAGGCAATGGTTACGGTGAATACGGGGAAGGTTTCTTCCGGATTGCCCTGACAGTGGAAAAGGAGCGCATAGAAGAAGCCATTGGCCGTTTCAAGAAGAGTATCGGACCATTAGAATTTTAA